A stretch of DNA from Macrotis lagotis isolate mMagLag1 chromosome X, bilby.v1.9.chrom.fasta, whole genome shotgun sequence:
ACATAAATCAGATCCCTTCTTTTTTGTCTTGCTCTAGAACATACTCTTCCCGTTCCTAGACCCAGGGTCCATTCACCTGGATTTTGTTGTCTCCCCAGGCAACCAGGAATCTCCTTGCCATCCTTAGACACGTTCTCCAATACAAGCTGGCCATTCCTCTGTCAGGTTGGGGGGCACAGGGGGAGGGGGAAACTTAGTAGTCAGTCCTCCACTTAGCTTTTAAGGGGTTTCCTTCCTTGGGCCCACCACTAAGATAAACTGTAGCCAAACCCCACACCTCTAAAACCAATCTGAAGTTGCTGAATACAACTCCCTCTTCCACCCATCCCTCCACCCTCAGCCCCTAGAGCACCCAACCTGGAGATGTTTCAAGATGTCCTGTGTACACCATTCACCCAACTCTGCATACTTTCGAGTCATCATGTCATCATCCTCCCCAAGCTGATCCACCAAATTGAGCATCATCATAGGCACAGCCATAGAGTCAACATTTGGGGCCCCTGAGAGATGGGGTTGGCCCAGGCCAGTGGGGTCTACTCGAACCCAGTAAATAATCTGATCCATCATCTCCACTGCTTCCCTCttgggaaagaggaggaaataaagtTAGGTTGAGTCTCTTAGATCAACCAGAAGGTCTTGCCAATTCCTCAACCTTTTTCTTCTGCGATTCACCTGGTTTAGGCCTCTGTCCCTGAATCTAGACAGGATTATGGCCTTCCCTTGCTCTGGACACCATCTCAACACAACCTCCCAGCTATGCACATTTCTAGGTCTGCCACTTTTCAGCTGTGTGAACATGGTCAAGTTATTTCCCTCCCTGGGCTGTGTATTCACTCATGTGGAAAATTAGATGATCTAGAGGATCTGCGCCCCACATACCTGGTAGCGGGGGTCACCAGTGGCCTTCCACAGTTCATCCATGGCCATAGTGTAAAAGCATTCGCTGAAGATAGTGCGTTGAATCTTGACAGGGCGACCATCACGAGTCAGCACAAAGGCACATTTTTTTGCTGGTGGGGCTACTCTGGCATGGCGGATGAGGAACTCTCCTCCTGGAAGAGTTGCAGTTGGGGAAATGGACTCCTTACATTCAATTCTGAAATCTCAAACCACTTTTCCAGGATGGGTGGAGATTGAAAAGCCTTCCCTGGCAGGGCTATTCCAGAGGAGGAGGCCTCTCATCCTAGGCTGGGCTGTACCATGTgcaagggagaggagaagaggaattTGGGGACAGGGGTAGGGGAAATGGTATTCAAGTacctgctttggctgcatccagGATCTCAGGAGAGTGGAAACGCTGCAGTTTTCGGTAGAGCCGGCAGTACATCCAGACCTGGAGTGATAAAGTGagttatgggggagggggagtctATAACCACAAGGACTGCAATCTTCCTTAATGTGGAGGTGGGAGCAGCTGCATCAACCTCCACAATCTGTGGTCTAAGAGGGACTTCTAGATGTGTGTGTGCTTGGACAGCTGGACCTTGGAGCTTATTACCACCTTGGGGTCAGAATAGGTGGGCCTCCACTGAGATGAGGACAACCTTACCTGCCTCCCCTGCAGCCATACATACTTGAGGTCATCATATACTTGACCCTCCCTAGTGAGGCAGGTGAAGAAGCCCCtgtaaggaaggaagggagatgaGAGGAGAGGAGGCTGCTTCTACTTCTACAGATTAATCTGCCATATTCTGGTAGCATTAAGAGTGGGGGCAGGGCAGCAGTTTCTATGGTTAATTGTGGGTATGTTAAAAGATATCTGGACATTTCAAGTTCAAGGAGAGGAGACAAGAGTCTTAGGAAGGGGCTAGGAGCCtggggcctggggggggggggagaagggaaggcagGGAAGCCACACTGTAGCTCTGTTATTGGTGGGTGGGGGCAATAAGTTGGCAAAAAGGGTTAGGGTTTGGAATGAGGAATAAAGGACAGGTGTCCAAGAAGTGATCCTTACCCGTGATCTGAATCATGGGAGTATTTGGTCCAGAAGGTTATCACTCGGTCCAGCTCTTGCTCCACTCGCTCCTTCCAGGTGGCCAAGGTGGCCCTCTCCATGtcctaggcaaggaaaggaacAGAGACTCTGTGCTCTAAGTTTAAGTACAGGACCCTCCATGGCACCCCCCCTACAACCCCCCACTCCTCCCCTTCCAAACTCCTCCCTGGCCtgcccctacacacacacacacacacacacacacacacacacacacacacacgcgcgcgcgcgcgcgcgcgcacgaACAGAGGCACTCCTCCCCCCTCCACTTACACATCACATACACCCCTCACTCTGAAACACACCCTTCCTCTCTCACACTTACTCACATCTCCCTGTCTGCCTCCTCCACACCCTCCCAACACACTACAATCTACCTCACTCCCTGCCCCCTCCTCTCACACACCCCTCTCCGCCCCCTCCCATTCCCACACACACCCCTCTGGGCTTCCACACggtcgtccccccccccccattcacacTCACACATCCCTGCCCCTCTCAAACCCACAGAGGGAGCCCTAGTCCAGAACAAGTGGAGGAGGCTGAGGAGAGCCTAGCTTCCTCAGCACCCTCCCTCCCCAACCCTACAGCCCTCAGAAGTTAGCCCTGGAGGCTAGAGGCTAAACCTGGAACTGGAGGCAGAGAGACCGGGGCTGGAGGCTGATCCTGTGACTGCTCAGCTGACTACAGGCAGTTCCTGAAGCCGGAAGGGGAAAAACCCAGGACCTAGGCTGGGGGCCTGAACTATAACCTTGAAGGCTTGGGGAGGGGCTAAAGTTGaaactccctccttttctctccctagcctactctctcccctcctcctctccctctccaacTCCCCGGCTAGCAGCGCTTTAACCCACGCCTGGTCTAGCAGGGCTTAGAAAAAAGATACAATGACTCTCCACTCTCTAGGGTGTGCatggggagaaaaggaaataaagaaaaaggatctcAATTCCTATCACAACACACTGACTATGCGTCTTTGAGGCACATCGtttccctaagcctcagtttcctccggTGTAAAAGTGAAGGGGCTTGGCCGATTTATGCTTAAAGATCCCTACTAGCTTTGGGCTGTGAATTAGGGGGCTTCCTAGCCCTCTAAACTCCTGTCCCTGTCCACCCACACCCCACTCCACCCCAACATTCACTCTGACCTTCTGGGGAGGATTGAGCCTGCAGTAAATGTccgttaaggggcagctaggtggtacaggggagaAGGCATTAACCCGACAGAcgggagggtctgagttcaaattcagccttagacatgGAACAGCTTaaatgaccctgaacaagtcacttcaccccaattGCTTCCtctcaaaaatgagaaaaaaaaggaattgactGCTTAGTTGCCAACAAGGAAAGCAGGACCATGGAAAATGGTGACAAGCTGGACTCTTGCTTCgactcttaaaaaaaaccctcagggGCTGCTAGGAGAATACTGAATACAACACGACCCTTGCACTCAGAAGTACCGGAATTCAAGTtggacctcaggcacttaataattacctacctccgtggccttcggcaagtcacttaatcccacttgtcttgcaaaaacctaaaaaaaaacccaactcataTTAAACTCTCCAACCTAACACTCTAGAAAGCCACAACTTTGCCCTCGggcaaaggaaggaaggcaatTATCTCCCCCGCTTTCAAGAGCACCTGTTCACTACCCAAATGACCAACTGAGACTTGCTCAGCTaaatagtttccttatctacaactCCGTGTGAGAGATGGATGGTACACAAAGTACTTGTAAGTATTTGGACATTGcactaaaaaaattcttaagtttCTATGGTATATATATCAggaaacactattattctattagaaaggagtgacgggaattcagggaagcctggagagatttccataaactgaagctgagtgagaggaacagaaccaaaaaaatactGTACAATTtaaacaaacaccaaagactattacctcaaatttagaagaaaaaaaaactgctatcatcgatcttgctctctcttgtactttgtttcttctttaaggatatgaattctctctcatcacactcaatttagatagaaacaatgtaaacactaacaaatTACCTTCCGTACAGGGTGGAGAGAGGAAAATAAGATCAGGgcaaaaactgtaaaactcacaataaaatctttaaaaaaatttttaaatttttttcaataaaaaaattcttaagtttCTTCCACTTATAGCAATCACTAACCCtagcattttcccttttctctcttggAACATTCCTCTCTAGTCTTTACAAACCTGACTTGCTTTATAGGACTCAATCTCTCCTGTTTTTCAGTTTGGTTTTTTGCGGGGAGAGGTTACAAGAcaattaagtcatttgcccagaatcacacaattaggtaattattaagtactggaagtcaaatttgaaatcagttcaTCCTAACTGCACGGTAGGTGCTtaattcactgcaccaccttgctgtcccTCAGTTTCTCtcacattcttctttctttttctttctcattcttgctctcttcctctttttcttctttctttccttcctttcttctttctcgtttctctcctctttcattctttcttcctcctttctttttcttccttcttttctttcttctctccttccttttttcttactctttcttttttctttcttccttcctccttttttcctttcctctttcattctttcctctttcttccaactttcttccattctttcttctgtccttccttcctctttcttcctctcactctttctttctcctttcttcctgctttttttttttttttaaggtttttgcaaggcaaaacgggttaagtgccttgcccaaggccacagggctaggtgattattaagtgtctaaagttggatttgaactctagatcctcctgactccagggcaggtgctctatccactgtgccacctagccgcctctctttcttccttctttatctcttttttcctctattctccttccttccttcctccttttctgcctttcttttttctatcacttttctttgtttccttttttctttcctcctccctccttccttcctctcttctttcctttcttcctccattccttctttcgttcctccttcctttctttcctcttccttctttctttctcttccttcctttctcctttacttcctttctttcctcttccttccttcatttttctttctcttcctttcttcttttttctctttttctcttttctttcttctttctgtcttctcttcctctttctttttcttccttcctttctttcctccttcttacctcctccctctcctttctttcttccattcttctttctgtcctcttttttcttcttccttcctcattctttccttctttcctcctgccttttttcctctttattctttcttttcttttttctttctttttcttccttcctcctttctttttttcattccttccttccttctttccttcctttcctctttcttccttt
This window harbors:
- the RENBP gene encoding N-acylglucosamine 2-epimerase, with translation MERATLATWKERVEQELDRVITFWTKYSHDSDHGGFFTCLTREGQVYDDLKYVWLQGRQVWMYCRLYRKLQRFHSPEILDAAKAGGEFLIRHARVAPPAKKCAFVLTRDGRPVKIQRTIFSECFYTMAMDELWKATGDPRYQREAVEMMDQIIYWVRVDPTGLGQPHLSGAPNVDSMAVPMMMLNLVDQLGEDDDMMTRKYAELGEWCTQDILKHLQRNGQLVLENVSKDGKEIPGCLGRQQNPGHTLEAGWFLLRHAIRNRNPELKAHIIEKFMVQPFHSGWDNENGGIFYFQDADRFCPTQLEWDMKLWWPHSEAMIAFLMGYSETRDPSLLRLFCQVAEYTFERFSDLEHGEWYGYLNREGKVALSFKGGPFKGCFHVPRCLYLCEELLKALLLAS